CGAGCGCGCGTTGCAGGGGCCGAACCGGAGTTTCTACTTCAGGCGATGCGCCCAGCAGCGCCGGGGCGACGGCCGACGCTCCGGCGGCAAGCAGAAACCGGCGTCGATCGATCATGTTACAAGCTATTAGCTAAAACGCTCCGATTCCATTTGGCGCGCGGGCTCGCACGCCTCAGCGAACTTCTCGGCATTTAAAACGTGGTGGACTTGGGCCGGCATGACTGCCGGGGCTGGGCTAGAACAAGGCGCGCATGAGCGACGAATTGCACGCCGAGATCGGCGTTTTTGGCGGGTCCGGCTTCTATTCGCTGATCGAAAACGCGCACGAAACCTGGGTAGAGACGCCGTTCGGCGCGCCTAGCGACCGGGTCGCGCTCGGAGAGGTCGCGGGAAGGCGCGTCGCATTCCTGCCGCGCCACGGTAAGGACCACCGCTTTCCGCCGCAGGCAATCAACTACCGCGCGAACATGTTTGCGATGAAGGAGCTGGGCGTGAAATGGATCGTCGGTCCGACCGCCTGCGGCTCCTTGCTCGAAAGCGTCAAGCCCGGGTCGATGGTCGTGGCCGATCAGCTCGTCGATCGCACGAACGGCCGCAAAGATACTTTCTTTGACGGCCCGATCACGACGCACGTGAGCTTCGCCGATCCGTATTGCCCGACGCTGCGTCCGATCGCAATCGACGCGCTGCGC
The nucleotide sequence above comes from Candidatus Cybelea sp.. Encoded proteins:
- a CDS encoding S-methyl-5'-thioadenosine phosphorylase; this encodes MSDELHAEIGVFGGSGFYSLIENAHETWVETPFGAPSDRVALGEVAGRRVAFLPRHGKDHRFPPQAINYRANMFAMKELGVKWIVGPTACGSLLESVKPGSMVVADQLVDRTNGRKDTFFDGPITTHVSFADPYCPTLRPIAIDALRSLEIETHDRGTVVVIQGPRFSTRSESKWFQSQGWEVINMTQYPEAYLARELEMCYVNISLITDYDVGLEGMTAVSHHEVIEVFKRNNDRVRNAIGRIIEKIPIGADCSCRHALEGARF